In the Streptomyces sp. f51 genome, one interval contains:
- a CDS encoding DLW-39 family protein: MKKLLLVALAAIGGLLVYRQIQADRAEQDLWTEATDSVPTGS, encoded by the coding sequence GTGAAGAAGCTTCTCCTGGTCGCACTGGCCGCCATCGGCGGGCTCCTCGTGTACCGCCAGATCCAGGCGGATCGCGCCGAGCAGGATCTGTGGACGGAGGCGACCGACTCCGTGCCCACGGGTTCGTGA
- a CDS encoding DciA family protein gives MTENTSGAGAEGAASGKKTPEPSGVDLARVALRAAKEQARARGDAAQQKKQARRGGGLRSGSGADGRDPMALGSAINRLLTERGWETPAAVGGVMGRWPQIVGDDLAKHCVPLRYDDDPAERVLTVQCDSTAWATQLRLLAPQLVARLNQDLGHGTVRLIKVQGPTGPPCRYGPLRAPGSTGPGDTYG, from the coding sequence ATGACGGAGAACACATCGGGAGCGGGCGCCGAGGGTGCCGCCTCCGGCAAGAAGACCCCGGAGCCGTCCGGCGTCGACCTCGCGCGCGTGGCGCTGCGCGCCGCGAAGGAGCAGGCCCGCGCGCGCGGGGACGCGGCCCAGCAGAAGAAGCAGGCGCGGCGCGGCGGCGGTCTGCGCTCCGGATCGGGAGCCGACGGGCGCGACCCCATGGCGCTCGGCTCCGCCATCAACCGGCTGCTCACCGAGCGGGGATGGGAGACCCCGGCCGCGGTGGGCGGTGTGATGGGCCGCTGGCCGCAGATCGTGGGCGACGACCTGGCCAAGCACTGCGTCCCGCTGCGCTACGACGACGACCCGGCCGAGCGGGTGCTGACGGTGCAGTGCGACTCGACCGCCTGGGCGACCCAGCTGCGCCTCCTGGCACCGCAGCTGGTCGCGCGGCTGAACCAGGACCTCGGCCACGGCACGGTGCGCCTGATCAAGGTCCAGGGGCCGACGGGCCCCCCGTGCCGGTACGGGCCGCTGCGCGCGCCCGGCAGCACGGGCCCCGGCGACACGTACGGCTGA
- the gyrB gene encoding DNA topoisomerase (ATP-hydrolyzing) subunit B, with product MLCQKGRFVADSGNPNENIPSTDAGANGEVTSSYDASAITVLEGLDAVRKRPGMYIGSTGERGLHHLVYEVVDNSVDEALAGHADTIEITILPDGGVRVVDNGRGIPVGIVASEGKPALEVVLTVLHAGGKFGGGGYAVSGGLHGVGVSVVNALSSKVSVEVRTDGHRWTQDYKMGVPTAPLAQHEAIADTGTSVTFWADADIFETTEYSFETLSRRFQEMAFLNKGLTIKLTDERDSAKATAGADEAGADEKDEVKTVTYHYEGGIVDFVKYLNSRKGEAVHPTVIDLEAEDKDKSLSLEVAMQWNSGYSEGVYSFANIIHTHEGGTHEEGFRAALTSLINKYARDKKLLREKDDNLTGDDIREGLTAIISVKLSEPQFEGQTKTKLGNTEAKTFVQKAVYEHLNDWLDRNPNEAADIIRKSIQAATARVAARKARDLTRRKGLLESASLPGKLSDCQSNDPTKCEIFIVEGDSAGGSAKSGRNPQYQAILPIRGKILNVEKARIDKILQNQEIQALISAFGTGVHEDFDIEKLRYHKIILMADADVDGQHINTLLLTFLFRFMRPLVEAGHVFLSRPPLYKIKWGRDDFEYAYSDRERDALIELGRQAGKRVREDSIQRFKGLGEMNAEELRITTMDQEHRVLGQVTLDDAAQADDLFSVLMGEDVEARRAFIQRNAKDVRFLDI from the coding sequence GTGCTGTGCCAGAAAGGGCGCTTCGTGGCCGATTCCGGCAACCCCAACGAGAACATCCCGTCCACCGACGCCGGCGCGAACGGCGAGGTCACATCCTCGTACGACGCCAGTGCCATCACCGTCCTCGAGGGTCTGGACGCGGTCCGCAAGCGACCTGGCATGTACATCGGCTCGACCGGTGAGCGTGGACTGCACCACCTCGTGTACGAGGTGGTGGACAACTCGGTCGACGAGGCGCTGGCAGGCCACGCGGACACGATCGAGATCACGATCCTGCCGGACGGCGGTGTGCGCGTCGTCGACAACGGCCGCGGCATCCCGGTGGGCATCGTCGCCTCCGAGGGCAAGCCGGCCCTCGAGGTCGTGCTGACCGTGCTGCACGCGGGCGGCAAGTTCGGCGGCGGCGGCTACGCGGTCTCCGGCGGTCTGCACGGCGTCGGCGTCTCCGTCGTCAACGCCCTGTCGAGCAAGGTCTCGGTCGAGGTCAGGACCGACGGCCACCGCTGGACGCAGGACTACAAGATGGGCGTCCCGACGGCCCCGCTGGCCCAGCACGAGGCGATCGCGGACACCGGCACCTCGGTCACCTTCTGGGCCGACGCGGACATCTTCGAGACCACGGAGTACTCCTTCGAGACGCTCTCGCGGCGCTTCCAGGAGATGGCGTTCCTCAACAAGGGCCTGACGATCAAGCTCACGGACGAGCGCGACTCCGCGAAGGCCACCGCCGGCGCGGACGAGGCGGGCGCCGACGAGAAGGACGAGGTCAAGACCGTCACGTACCACTACGAGGGCGGCATCGTCGACTTCGTGAAGTACCTCAACTCCCGCAAGGGAGAGGCGGTCCACCCCACCGTCATCGACCTGGAGGCGGAGGACAAGGACAAGAGCCTGTCCCTCGAGGTCGCGATGCAGTGGAACAGCGGCTACAGCGAGGGAGTGTACTCCTTCGCCAACATCATCCACACCCACGAGGGCGGTACGCACGAGGAGGGCTTCCGTGCGGCGCTGACCTCGCTCATCAACAAGTACGCGCGCGACAAGAAGCTGCTGCGCGAGAAGGACGACAACCTCACGGGCGACGACATCCGCGAGGGTCTGACGGCGATCATCTCGGTCAAGCTGAGCGAGCCTCAGTTCGAGGGCCAGACGAAGACCAAGCTGGGCAACACGGAGGCCAAGACCTTCGTCCAGAAGGCGGTCTACGAGCACCTGAACGACTGGCTGGACCGCAACCCGAACGAGGCCGCGGACATCATCCGCAAGTCGATCCAGGCGGCCACCGCGCGCGTGGCGGCCCGCAAGGCGCGCGACCTCACCCGCCGCAAGGGCCTGCTGGAGTCGGCGTCCCTGCCGGGCAAGCTCTCCGACTGCCAGTCGAACGACCCCACCAAGTGCGAGATCTTCATCGTCGAGGGTGACTCCGCGGGCGGCTCGGCCAAGTCCGGCCGCAACCCGCAGTACCAGGCGATCCTCCCGATCCGCGGAAAGATCCTCAACGTCGAGAAGGCGCGGATCGACAAGATCCTCCAGAACCAGGAGATCCAGGCACTGATCTCCGCCTTCGGCACCGGAGTCCACGAGGACTTCGACATCGAGAAGCTCCGCTATCACAAGATCATTCTGATGGCGGACGCCGACGTCGACGGCCAGCACATCAACACCCTGCTGCTGACCTTCCTGTTCCGCTTCATGCGGCCCCTGGTCGAGGCCGGGCACGTGTTCCTGTCCCGCCCGCCGCTCTACAAGATCAAGTGGGGCCGGGACGACTTCGAGTACGCGTACTCGGACCGTGAGCGCGACGCGCTCATCGAGCTCGGCCGCCAGGCCGGCAAGCGCGTCCGCGAGGACTCGATCCAGCGCTTCAAGGGTCTCGGTGAGATGAACGCCGAGGAACTGCGCATCACGACCATGGACCAGGAGCACCGCGTGCTCGGTCAGGTCACGCTCGACGACGCCGCCCAGGCCGACGACCTGTTCTCGGTCCTCATGGGCGAGGACGTCGAGGCGCGCCGCGCGTTCATCCAGCGCAATGCCAAGGACGTCCGCTTCCTCGACATCTGA
- the gnd gene encoding phosphogluconate dehydrogenase (NAD(+)-dependent, decarboxylating): MELGLVGLGKMGGNMRERIRRAGHTVIGYDRNPDLADVHSLEELVGKLKGPRVVWVMVPAGAATQSTIDELAALLEPGDVVVDGGNSRWTDDEKHAVELGIKGIGFVDCGVSGGVWGLENGYALMYGGHAEHVAAVQPIFDALKPEGDFGAVHAGKVGAGHFAKMVHNGIEYAMMQAYAEGWELLEKADSVTDVREVFRSWQEGTVIRSWLLDLAVNALDEDEHLEKLKGFAQDSGEGRWTVEAAIDHAVPLPAITASLFARFASRQDDSPQMKMIAALRNQFGGHAVEKA, translated from the coding sequence ATGGAGCTCGGTCTCGTCGGCCTCGGCAAGATGGGCGGCAACATGCGCGAGCGGATCCGCCGCGCAGGTCACACCGTCATCGGATACGACCGCAACCCGGACCTCGCCGACGTCCACAGCCTGGAAGAACTCGTGGGCAAGCTCAAGGGCCCGCGCGTGGTGTGGGTGATGGTCCCGGCGGGCGCCGCGACCCAGTCCACCATCGACGAGCTGGCCGCCCTGCTGGAGCCGGGCGACGTCGTCGTGGACGGCGGCAACTCGCGCTGGACGGACGACGAGAAGCACGCCGTCGAGCTCGGCATCAAGGGCATCGGCTTCGTCGACTGCGGCGTCTCCGGCGGCGTCTGGGGCCTGGAGAACGGCTACGCGCTCATGTACGGCGGCCACGCCGAGCACGTCGCCGCGGTCCAGCCGATCTTCGACGCGCTCAAGCCCGAGGGCGACTTCGGAGCGGTGCACGCCGGCAAGGTCGGCGCGGGCCACTTCGCGAAGATGGTCCACAACGGCATCGAGTACGCCATGATGCAGGCCTACGCCGAGGGCTGGGAGCTGCTCGAGAAGGCCGACTCCGTCACCGACGTGCGCGAGGTCTTCCGTTCCTGGCAGGAGGGCACGGTCATCCGTTCCTGGCTGCTGGACCTCGCCGTCAACGCGCTGGACGAGGACGAGCACCTGGAGAAGCTCAAGGGCTTCGCGCAGGACTCGGGCGAGGGCCGGTGGACCGTGGAGGCCGCCATCGACCACGCGGTGCCGCTGCCCGCGATCACCGCGTCGCTCTTCGCCCGCTTCGCCTCGCGGCAGGACGACTCGCCGCAGATGAAGATGATCGCCGCGCTGCGCAACCAGTTCGGCGGCCACGCCGTCGAGAAGGCCTGA
- the recF gene encoding DNA replication/repair protein RecF — MHVTHLSLADYRSYARVEVPLDPGVTAFVGPNGQGKTNLVEAVGYLATLGSHRVSSDAPLVRMGADRAIIRANVRQGERQQLIELELNPGKANRARINRSSQVRPRDVLGIVRTVLFAPEDLALIKGDPGERRRFLDELITARSPRMAGVRSDYDRVLKQRNTLLKSAALARRHGGRTMDLSTLDVWDQHLARVGAELMAQRLDLVAAIQPLADKAYEQLAPGGGPLALEYKASSPGVVGHAREELYGQLMAAMEEARKPEIERGVTLVGPHRDELLLKLGQLPAKGYASHGESWSYALSLRLASYDLLKAEGNEPVLVLDDVFAELDSRRRERLAELVAPGEQVLVTAAVDDDVPDVLTGTRFAVSEGTVERL; from the coding sequence ATGCACGTCACGCATCTGTCGCTGGCCGACTACCGCTCGTACGCCCGGGTCGAGGTCCCGCTCGACCCGGGCGTCACCGCGTTCGTGGGGCCCAACGGACAGGGCAAGACGAACCTCGTCGAGGCCGTCGGCTATCTCGCGACCCTCGGCAGCCACCGCGTCTCCTCGGACGCGCCCCTCGTCCGCATGGGCGCCGACCGCGCGATCATCCGGGCCAACGTCCGCCAGGGCGAGCGCCAGCAGCTCATCGAGCTGGAGCTGAACCCCGGAAAGGCCAACCGCGCCCGGATCAACAGGTCGTCCCAGGTCAGGCCGCGTGACGTGCTCGGCATCGTGCGCACGGTCCTGTTCGCGCCCGAGGACCTCGCCCTGATCAAGGGCGACCCCGGCGAGCGCCGCCGGTTCCTCGACGAACTGATCACCGCCCGCTCCCCGCGCATGGCGGGTGTCCGGTCCGACTACGACCGGGTCCTCAAACAGCGCAACACCCTCCTGAAGTCGGCCGCGCTGGCCCGCCGGCACGGCGGCCGCACCATGGACCTGTCCACACTCGATGTGTGGGACCAGCACCTCGCGCGCGTGGGCGCCGAACTGATGGCCCAGCGGCTCGACCTGGTCGCCGCGATCCAGCCGCTGGCCGACAAGGCCTACGAGCAGCTGGCGCCCGGGGGCGGGCCGCTCGCCCTGGAGTACAAGGCGTCCTCGCCCGGCGTCGTGGGCCACGCCCGCGAGGAGCTCTACGGACAGCTGATGGCCGCCATGGAGGAGGCCCGCAAGCCGGAGATCGAACGCGGAGTGACCCTCGTGGGGCCCCACCGGGACGAACTGCTCCTCAAGCTCGGCCAGCTGCCCGCCAAGGGATACGCCTCGCACGGAGAGTCCTGGTCGTACGCGCTCTCGCTGCGCCTCGCCTCGTACGACCTGCTCAAGGCCGAGGGCAACGAGCCGGTGCTGGTCCTCGACGACGTCTTCGCGGAACTGGACAGCCGCCGACGGGAGCGCCTCGCGGAGCTGGTCGCCCCCGGAGAGCAGGTGCTCGTGACGGCGGCCGTGGACGACGACGTACCGGATGTCCTGACCGGGACGCGGTTCGCCGTGTCCGAAGGCACGGTGGAGCGGCTATGA
- a CDS encoding DUF3566 domain-containing protein: MSGATGAGSTGTETDGGRGTAMDGNDSHDTHGSQGGTVTDTRGQQAQQHAGGQAAPVAPGVPQTAPAAAPSPLPGERPGQQPGQPYHPPQAYPAQPPAGAVRRPRTGARTTPRVRKARLRVAKADPWSVMKVSFLLSIALGICTIVAAAVLWMVMDAMGVFSTVGGTISEATGSNEGNGFDLQSFLSLPHVLMFTSVIAVIDVVLATALATLGAFIYNLSAGFVGGVELTLAEDE; the protein is encoded by the coding sequence GTGAGCGGAGCCACGGGCGCCGGATCGACCGGTACGGAAACGGACGGCGGCCGTGGCACCGCCATGGACGGGAACGACTCCCATGACACTCATGGATCCCAGGGGGGAACTGTGACGGACACCCGGGGCCAGCAGGCCCAGCAGCACGCGGGCGGGCAGGCGGCCCCGGTCGCTCCGGGCGTGCCGCAGACGGCACCGGCGGCGGCGCCTTCGCCGCTGCCGGGCGAGCGGCCGGGGCAGCAGCCCGGGCAGCCGTATCACCCGCCGCAGGCGTACCCGGCGCAGCCGCCGGCGGGCGCCGTCCGCCGTCCGCGCACCGGTGCGCGGACGACTCCGCGGGTGCGCAAGGCGCGGCTGCGGGTGGCCAAGGCCGACCCGTGGTCGGTGATGAAGGTCAGCTTCCTGCTCTCCATCGCGCTCGGCATCTGCACGATCGTGGCGGCCGCGGTGCTGTGGATGGTCATGGACGCCATGGGCGTCTTCTCGACGGTCGGCGGCACGATCTCCGAGGCGACCGGGTCGAACGAGGGCAACGGCTTCGACCTCCAGTCGTTCCTCTCGCTCCCGCACGTCCTGATGTTCACGTCCGTCATCGCGGTCATCGACGTGGTCCTCGCAACCGCTCTGGCGACCCTCGGCGCGTTCATCTACAACCTCTCCGCCGGCTTCGTCGGCGGCGTGGAGCTGACCCTCGCAGAGGACGAGTGA
- a CDS encoding DUF6344 domain-containing protein, with protein MTQNKVMKLWSAIVTAFLALCTTLGLVTTTAAAAVPQAGPARNTESSVAAQAIVPAPAHWTRSSTRALPPTMKQRIRAEAHGSSPSCRHRAPAEDGTADAAAPGSAEDLAEPDACAVPENLVTPATEPLGALTPVAQLQR; from the coding sequence GTGACCCAGAACAAGGTCATGAAGCTGTGGAGCGCGATCGTCACCGCCTTCCTGGCGCTGTGCACGACGCTCGGACTCGTCACGACCACCGCGGCCGCCGCGGTACCGCAGGCCGGCCCGGCCCGCAACACCGAGTCCTCGGTGGCCGCCCAGGCGATCGTTCCGGCCCCGGCCCACTGGACCCGGTCCTCGACCAGGGCCCTGCCCCCCACCATGAAGCAACGCATCCGCGCCGAGGCGCACGGATCCTCGCCGAGCTGCCGCCACCGCGCACCGGCGGAGGACGGTACGGCGGACGCCGCCGCCCCCGGCAGTGCGGAAGACCTCGCGGAACCCGACGCCTGTGCCGTGCCCGAGAACCTCGTGACGCCCGCCACGGAGCCGCTGGGGGCCCTCACCCCCGTGGCACAGCTCCAACGCTGA
- the gyrA gene encoding DNA gyrase subunit A translates to MTDENTPSTPEEGDSVLRIEPVGLETEMQRSYLDYAMSVIVSRALPDVRDGLKPVHRRVLYAMYDGGYRPEKGFYKCARVVGDVMGNYHPHGDSSIYDALVRLAQPWSMRMPLVDSNGNFGSPGNDPAAAMRYTECKMMPLSMEMVRDIDEETVDFTDNYDGRSQEPTVLPARFPNLLINGSAGIAVGMATNIPPHNLREVAAGAQWYLENPEASHEELLDALIERIKGPDFPSGALVVGRKGIEEAYRTGRGSITMRAVVEVEEIQNRQCLVVTELPYQVNPDNLAQKIADLVKDGKVGGIADVRDETSSRTGQRLVIVLKRDAVAKVVLNNLYKHTDLQTNFGANMLALVDGVPRTLSLDAFIRHWVTHQIEVIVRRTKFRLRKAEERAHILRGLLKALDAIDEVIALIRRSDTVEIAREGLMGLLEIDEIQANAILEMQLRRLAALERQKIIQEHDELQAKIREYNEILASPVRQRAIISEELAAIVEKFGDDRRSKLVPFDGDMSIEDLIAEEDIVVTITRGGYIKRTKTEDYRSQKRGGKGVRGTKLKQDDIVDHFFVSTTHHWLLFFTNKGRVYRAKAYELPDAGRDARGQHVANLLAFQPDEAIAEILAIRDYEAAPYLVLATKGGLVKKTPLKDYDSPRSGGVIAINLRETEDGSDDELIGAELVSAEDDLLLISKKAQSIRFTATDDALRPMGRATSGVKGMSFRESDQLLSMNVVRPGTFVFTATDGGYAKRTAVDEYRVQGRGGLGIKAAKIVEDRGSLVGALVVEETDEILAITLSGGVIRTRVNEVRETGRDTMGVQLINLGKRDAVVGIARNAEAGREAEEVDGDDAVDETAEGVEAVGTEEGEPSSAE, encoded by the coding sequence ATGACCGACGAGAACACTCCGAGCACTCCTGAAGAGGGCGATTCCGTCCTCCGGATCGAGCCCGTCGGGCTCGAGACCGAGATGCAGCGCTCGTACCTCGACTACGCGATGTCCGTCATCGTCTCGCGCGCCCTGCCGGACGTGCGGGACGGCCTCAAGCCCGTCCACCGCCGTGTCCTGTACGCGATGTACGACGGCGGCTACCGGCCCGAGAAGGGCTTCTACAAGTGCGCCCGCGTCGTCGGCGACGTCATGGGCAACTACCACCCGCACGGCGACTCCTCGATCTACGACGCGCTGGTCCGCCTCGCGCAGCCGTGGTCGATGCGCATGCCGCTGGTGGACTCCAACGGCAACTTCGGATCTCCCGGCAACGACCCGGCGGCCGCGATGCGGTACACCGAGTGCAAGATGATGCCGCTGTCCATGGAGATGGTCCGCGACATCGACGAGGAGACCGTCGACTTCACGGACAACTACGACGGCCGCTCCCAGGAGCCGACCGTCCTGCCGGCCCGCTTCCCGAACCTGCTGATCAACGGATCCGCCGGTATCGCGGTCGGCATGGCGACGAACATCCCGCCGCACAACCTGCGCGAGGTCGCGGCCGGCGCCCAGTGGTACCTGGAGAACCCGGAGGCCTCGCACGAGGAGCTCCTGGACGCCCTCATCGAGCGCATCAAGGGCCCCGACTTCCCGAGCGGCGCGCTCGTCGTCGGCCGCAAGGGCATCGAGGAGGCGTACCGCACGGGCCGCGGCTCCATCACGATGCGCGCGGTCGTCGAGGTCGAGGAGATCCAGAACCGCCAGTGCCTGGTGGTCACCGAACTCCCGTACCAGGTCAACCCCGACAACCTGGCCCAGAAGATCGCCGACCTGGTCAAGGACGGCAAGGTCGGCGGCATCGCGGACGTCCGGGACGAGACCAGCTCGCGTACGGGCCAGCGGCTCGTGATCGTCCTCAAGCGGGACGCCGTCGCCAAGGTCGTCCTGAACAACCTGTACAAGCACACCGACCTCCAGACGAACTTCGGCGCGAACATGCTGGCGCTCGTCGACGGCGTGCCGCGCACGCTCTCCCTGGACGCGTTCATCCGTCACTGGGTGACGCACCAGATCGAGGTCATCGTCCGCCGCACGAAGTTCCGGCTGCGCAAGGCCGAGGAGCGCGCGCACATCCTGCGCGGCCTCCTGAAGGCCCTGGACGCCATCGACGAGGTCATCGCGCTCATCCGGCGCAGTGACACCGTGGAGATCGCGCGAGAGGGCCTCATGGGCCTCCTGGAGATCGACGAGATCCAGGCCAACGCGATCCTCGAGATGCAGCTGCGCCGGCTGGCCGCCCTGGAGCGTCAGAAGATCATCCAGGAGCACGACGAGCTCCAGGCCAAGATCCGCGAGTACAACGAGATCCTCGCCTCGCCGGTGCGCCAGCGCGCCATCATCAGCGAGGAGCTCGCCGCGATCGTCGAGAAGTTCGGCGACGACCGCCGCTCCAAGCTGGTGCCCTTCGACGGTGACATGTCCATCGAGGACCTGATCGCCGAAGAGGACATCGTCGTCACCATCACGCGCGGTGGCTACATCAAGCGCACCAAGACCGAGGACTACCGCTCGCAGAAGCGCGGCGGCAAGGGCGTCCGCGGCACGAAGCTGAAGCAGGACGACATCGTCGACCACTTCTTCGTGTCGACGACGCACCACTGGCTGCTGTTCTTCACGAACAAGGGCCGGGTCTACCGCGCGAAGGCCTACGAACTCCCCGACGCCGGCCGTGACGCGCGTGGACAGCACGTCGCCAACCTGCTGGCCTTCCAGCCGGACGAGGCGATCGCCGAGATCCTCGCGATCCGCGACTACGAGGCGGCGCCGTACCTGGTGCTCGCCACCAAGGGCGGACTGGTCAAGAAGACCCCGCTCAAGGATTACGATTCGCCCCGCTCCGGGGGTGTCATCGCGATCAACCTGCGCGAGACGGAGGATGGATCCGACGACGAACTGATCGGAGCCGAACTCGTCTCCGCAGAGGACGATCTGCTTCTGATCAGCAAGAAGGCCCAGTCGATCAGGTTCACCGCGACGGATGACGCGTTGCGACCGATGGGCCGTGCGACCTCGGGCGTCAAGGGGATGAGCTTCCGCGAGAGCGACCAGCTCCTCTCGATGAATGTTGTTCGACCCGGTACGTTCGTGTTCACTGCCACAGACGGCGGGTACGCGAAGCGGACCGCCGTCGACGAGTACCGCGTCCAGGGTCGCGGCGGCCTCGGTATCAAGGCCGCCAAGATCGTCGAGGACCGTGGCTCCCTCGTCGGCGCGCTGGTGGTCGAGGAGACCGACGAGATCCTCGCCATCACGCTGTCCGGCGGTGTGATTCGTACGCGAGTCAACGAGGTCAGGGAGACGGGCCGTGACACCATGGGCGTCCAACTGATCAACCTGGGCAAGCGCGATGCCGTGGTCGGCATCGCTCGTAACGCCGAGGCCGGCCGTGAGGCGGAGGAGGTCGACGGCGACGATGCCGTGGACGAGACCGCCGAGGGCGTCGAGGCCGTCGGTACGGAAGAGGGCGAGCCGTCCTCGGCCGAGTAG